From the Amia ocellicauda isolate fAmiCal2 chromosome 21, fAmiCal2.hap1, whole genome shotgun sequence genome, one window contains:
- the amn gene encoding protein amnionless isoform X3 — protein sequence MSLWLAVFLGLLGASSALYKQWVPDTNFNNQTNWDPERVPCADDRVVFAPHKKVAVFVQALHSILEMMSGVKWTSPRLMMIIMSTVSVLKRGSQPVCPQTLPLDGEILLAPDSGLVASAGRDPGCEGGQTVSFKDSDRWQWFDPPLWQAADSSEGLERGNFLFSVHEESVPCQTDDVVFRGDSSFRVDASSDRPLVPLRSLSVLGQRFLSDAELTRYLRSRLGQLQIHGDSAPQVSGAGCGDPTGCECGNSANHERICAAVRQRGPCPQLDCKKPLRPAGHCCDICGAIVMLQFSPDFRLDSYRQRLQHLFLAQPVYRAVRMAVSKVSRPRWLLGLIPRQGPPQIQVALLDPEPGSGPGAVAESLAHSIVEDALSQGWHLGITQAELQASSDSGSGSDGGVVAGAVIGVLLLLAALLLLGFLWRRGTIRMPSLPSWRKGDDIEDLGGPADIGFDNPMFDKPDGGPSADGLYGVDALNTVSFTQSGVHFSNPAYDETDFNA from the exons ATGTCTCTCTGGCTGGCTGTGTTCCTCGGCCTGCTCG GTGCCTCCAGCGCGCTGTACAAGCAGTGGGTTCCCGACACCAATTTCAACAACCAGACGAACTGGGACCCGGAGAGAGTGCCCTGCGCCGACGACAGGGTGGTGTTTGCACCTCAcaag AAGGTGGCGGTGTTCGTGCAGGCGCTCCACTCCATCTTGGAAATG ATGTCTGGTGTAAAGTGGACGTCTCCCCggctgatgatgataataatgagTACAGTGTCTGTGCTGAAGCGCGGCTCACAGCCCGTTTGTCCGCAGACGCTGCCGCTGGACGGGGAGATCCTGCTGGCGCCGGACTCGGGCCTGGTGGCGAGCGCGGGCCGGGACCCGGGCTGTGAGGGGG GCCAGACTGTGTCCTTCAAGGACTCGGACCGGTGGCAGTGGTTCGACCCCCCGCTCTGGCAGGCGGCCGACTCCTCGGAGGGGCTGGAGAGGGGCAACTTCCTGTTCTCTGTGCACGAGGAGAGCGTGCCCTGCCAGACCGACGACGTCGTCTTCCGCGGAGACTCGTCCTTCCGCGTCGACGCCTCCTCGGACCGACCGCTCGTCCCGCTGCGCAGCCTGTCGGTGCTGGGCCAG CGGTTCCTCAGTGATGCCGAGCTGACCCGGTACCTGCGCTCTCGCTTGGGCCAGCTGCAGATCCACGGAGACTCCGCCCCCCAGGTGAGCGGCGCCGGCTGCGGAGACCCCACGGGCTGCGAGTGTGGCAACTCTGCG AACCACGAGCGGATCTGTGCGGCAGTGAGACAGCGAGGCCCCTGTCCCCAGCTGGACTGCAAGAAGCCCCTCAGACCCGCCGGACACTGCTGCGACATCTGTG GTGCAATCGTCATGCTGCAGTTCTCCCCCGACTTCCGTCTGGACTCATATCGCCAGCGCCTGCAGCACCTCTTCCTGGCTCAG CCGGTGTACCGCGCGGTGCGGATGGCCGTGTCCAAGGTCTCCCGGCCGCGGTGGCTCCTGGGACTGATCCCTCGGCAGGGGCCGCCGCAGATCCAGGTGGCCCTGCTGGACCCGGAGCCGGGGTCCGGCCCGGGGGCGGTGGCCGAGTCTTTGGCCCACAGCATCGTGGAAGACGCTCTGTCGCAAG GCTGGCACCTGGGCATCACGCAGGCGGAGCTCCAGGCCTCCTCAGACAGCGGCAGTGGCAGCGATGGGGGTGTGGTGGCCGGCGCAGTGATCGGGGTGCTGCTGCTCCTGGCTGCACTGCTGCTCCTGGGCTTCCTGTGGCGGCGCGGCACGATCCG GATGCCCTCCCTGCCCTCCTGGCGTAAAGGCGATGACATCGAGGACCTGGGGGGGCCTGCGGACATCGGCTTCGACAACCCCATGTTTGACAAACCCGACGGCGGCCCGTCCGCA
- the amn gene encoding protein amnionless isoform X1, with protein MSLWLAVFLGLLGASSALYKQWVPDTNFNNQTNWDPERVPCADDRVVFAPHKKVAVFVQALHSILEMMSGVKWTSPRLMMIIMSTVSVLKRGSQPVCPQTLPLDGEILLAPDSGLVASAGRDPGCEGGQTVSFKDSDRWQWFDPPLWQAADSSEGLERGNFLFSVHEESVPCQTDDVVFRGDSSFRVDASSDRPLVPLRSLSVLGQRFLSDAELTRYLRSRLGQLQIHGDSAPQNHERICAAVRQRGPCPQLDCKKPLRPAGHCCDICGAIVMLQFSPDFRLDSYRQRLQHLFLAQPVYRAVRMAVSKVSRPRWLLGLIPRQGPPQIQVALLDPEPGSGPGAVAESLAHSIVEDALSQGWHLGITQAELQASSDSGSGSDGGVVAGAVIGVLLLLAALLLLGFLWRRGTIRMPSLPSWRKGDDIEDLGGPADIGFDNPMFDKPDGGPSADGLYGVDALNTVSFTQSGVHFSNPAYDETDFNA; from the exons ATGTCTCTCTGGCTGGCTGTGTTCCTCGGCCTGCTCG GTGCCTCCAGCGCGCTGTACAAGCAGTGGGTTCCCGACACCAATTTCAACAACCAGACGAACTGGGACCCGGAGAGAGTGCCCTGCGCCGACGACAGGGTGGTGTTTGCACCTCAcaag AAGGTGGCGGTGTTCGTGCAGGCGCTCCACTCCATCTTGGAAATG ATGTCTGGTGTAAAGTGGACGTCTCCCCggctgatgatgataataatgagTACAGTGTCTGTGCTGAAGCGCGGCTCACAGCCCGTTTGTCCGCAGACGCTGCCGCTGGACGGGGAGATCCTGCTGGCGCCGGACTCGGGCCTGGTGGCGAGCGCGGGCCGGGACCCGGGCTGTGAGGGGG GCCAGACTGTGTCCTTCAAGGACTCGGACCGGTGGCAGTGGTTCGACCCCCCGCTCTGGCAGGCGGCCGACTCCTCGGAGGGGCTGGAGAGGGGCAACTTCCTGTTCTCTGTGCACGAGGAGAGCGTGCCCTGCCAGACCGACGACGTCGTCTTCCGCGGAGACTCGTCCTTCCGCGTCGACGCCTCCTCGGACCGACCGCTCGTCCCGCTGCGCAGCCTGTCGGTGCTGGGCCAG CGGTTCCTCAGTGATGCCGAGCTGACCCGGTACCTGCGCTCTCGCTTGGGCCAGCTGCAGATCCACGGAGACTCCGCCCCCCAG AACCACGAGCGGATCTGTGCGGCAGTGAGACAGCGAGGCCCCTGTCCCCAGCTGGACTGCAAGAAGCCCCTCAGACCCGCCGGACACTGCTGCGACATCTGTG GTGCAATCGTCATGCTGCAGTTCTCCCCCGACTTCCGTCTGGACTCATATCGCCAGCGCCTGCAGCACCTCTTCCTGGCTCAG CCGGTGTACCGCGCGGTGCGGATGGCCGTGTCCAAGGTCTCCCGGCCGCGGTGGCTCCTGGGACTGATCCCTCGGCAGGGGCCGCCGCAGATCCAGGTGGCCCTGCTGGACCCGGAGCCGGGGTCCGGCCCGGGGGCGGTGGCCGAGTCTTTGGCCCACAGCATCGTGGAAGACGCTCTGTCGCAAG GCTGGCACCTGGGCATCACGCAGGCGGAGCTCCAGGCCTCCTCAGACAGCGGCAGTGGCAGCGATGGGGGTGTGGTGGCCGGCGCAGTGATCGGGGTGCTGCTGCTCCTGGCTGCACTGCTGCTCCTGGGCTTCCTGTGGCGGCGCGGCACGATCCG GATGCCCTCCCTGCCCTCCTGGCGTAAAGGCGATGACATCGAGGACCTGGGGGGGCCTGCGGACATCGGCTTCGACAACCCCATGTTTGACAAACCCGACGGCGGCCCGTCCGCA
- the traf3 gene encoding TNF receptor-associated factor 3 isoform X1: protein MWSDSGDPWTPGAGLSGGWGSKGPHGGDALQLRLGVMSAGRSTDATREMQIPLQHRAPSLPLHSLPQRPWTEPGFQPPHGGFRDHFVTPPEAKYCCEACRLVLCSPWQTECGHRFCKTCITDLLSKPGAMCPADGEPLFEDKIFKDVCCNKEIMDLKVFCRSEKNGCKEQMSLKQVLDHLNVCPYFEVPCPHNKCKDKMMRKDISEHLSRKCKYRESTCEFCKRKMSLTEIQKHKETVCPAYPVACPNKCSCPSKILRSELPSHQLDCPNAQASCMFTRYGCTFKGLNQEMRAHEAKCISDHLKLMVARNSALEAKMEEVKSDLHERYKVLPGLNSRISEMEARYEELREKTKQMEQKICSIQKLASSHSEKLLEVEMELRALRAARDELETLRCTVETIRTRVSVLEGGRGTAGAGGHTLGTLETQLSRHDDMLSIHEIRLADMDLRFQVLETASYNGTLIWKIRDYERRKQEAVASKTLSLYSQPFYTGYFGYKMCARVYLNGDGMGKGTHLSLFFVVMRGEYDALLPWPFRQKVTLMLMDQGPARKHLGDAFKPDPNSSSFRRPVGDMNIASGCPLFVAQTVLENGTYIKDDTIFIKVTVDTSDLPEP, encoded by the exons ATGTGGAGTGACTCAGGAGACCCATGGACTCCCGGCGCCGGGCTCTCGGGAGGCTGGGGGAGTAAGGGACCACATGGGGGGGATGCGCTGCAGCTCAGACTCGGG GTCATGTCAGCGGGGCGGAGTACGGACGCGACGCGGGAGATGCAGATCCCCCTGCAACACCGCGCCCCCTCCCTGCCGCTCCACTCGCTGCCCCAGCGGCCTTGGACTGAGCCCGGCTTCCAGCCCCCCCATGGCGGCTTCCGAGACCACTTCGTCACCCCTCCGGAGGCCAAGTACTGCTGTGAGGCCTGCCGGCTGGTGCTGTGCAGCCCCTGGCAGACGGAATGCGGCCATCGCTTCTGCAAGACCTGCATCACCGACCTGCTCAG CAAGCCCGGCGCCATGTGCCCAGCAGACGGGGAGCCGCTCTTTGAGGACAAG ATCTTCAAGGATGTGTGCTGCAACAAAGAGATCATGGACCTAAAGGTGTTCTGCCGGAGCGAGAAGAACGGCTGCAAAGAACAGATGAGCCTGAAGCAAGTTCTG GACCACTTGAACGTGTGTCCGTACTTTGAGGTGCCCTGCCCCCATAACAAGTGCAAGGACAAGATGATGAGGAAGGACATATCTGAACATCTGAGCAGGAAGTGCAAGTACAGGGAGAGCACCTGCGAGTTCTGCAAGCGCAAGATGTCCCTCACGGAGATACAG aaacacaaagaaacagtcTGTCCCGCTTACCCTGTCGCCTGCCCCAATAAGTGTAGCTGCCCCTCAAAAATCTTAAGAAGCGAG CTCCCCAGCCACCAGCTTGACTGCCCCAACGCCCAGGCCAGCTGCATGTTCACTCGCTATGGATGCACGTTCAAG GGCCTGAACCAGGAGATGAGGGCCCACGAGGCCAAGTGCATCTCCGACCACCTGAAGCTCATGGTGGCCAGGAATTCTGCACTGGAGGCGAAG ATGGAGGAGGTGAAGTCCGACCTGCACGAGCGCTACAAGGTGCTGCCCGGCCTGAACTCGCGCATCTCCGAGATGGAGGCCCGGTACGAGGAGCTGCGGGAGAAGACCAAGCAGATGGAGCAGAAGATCTGCAGCATTCAG AAGCTGGCCAGCTCCCACTCGGAGAAACTGCTGGAGGTGGAGATGGAGCTGCGGGCACTGCGGGCAGCACGGGACGAGCTGGAGACGCTGCGCTGCACTGTGGAGACCATCCGCACACGCGTGTCGGTGCTGGAGGGGGGCCGGGGCACAGCCGGCGCCGGGGGACACACTCTAG GCACTTTAGAGACGCAGCTGTCCCGGCATGACGACATGCTCAGCATCCACGAGATCCGGCTGGCCGACATGGACCTGCGCTTCCAGGTGCTGGAGACGGCCAGCTACAACGGCACTCTCATCTGGAAGATCCGCGACTACGAGCGGCGCAAGCAGGAGGCCGTGGCGTCCAAGACCCTGTCGCTGTACAGCCAGCCCTTCTACACCGGCTACTTCGGCTACAAGATGTGCGCCCGGGTCTACCTCAACGGCGACGGCATGGGCAAGGGCACGCACCTGTCGCTGTTCTTCGTGGTGATGCGCGGCGAGTACGACGCCCTGCTGCCCTGGCCCTTCCGGCAGAAGGTGACGCTGATGCTCATGGACCAGGGCCCGGCCCGGAAGCACCTGGGCGACGCCTTCAAGCCCGACCCCAACAGCAGCAGCTTCCGGCGGCCGGTGGGCGACATGAACATCGCCTCGGGCTGCCCGCTGTTCGTGGCCCAGACGGTGCTGGAGAACGGGACGTACATCAAGGACGACACCATCTTCATCAAGGTGACGGTGGACACCTCGGACCTGCCCGAGCCCTGA
- the traf3 gene encoding TNF receptor-associated factor 3 isoform X2: MSAGRSTDATREMQIPLQHRAPSLPLHSLPQRPWTEPGFQPPHGGFRDHFVTPPEAKYCCEACRLVLCSPWQTECGHRFCKTCITDLLSKPGAMCPADGEPLFEDKIFKDVCCNKEIMDLKVFCRSEKNGCKEQMSLKQVLDHLNVCPYFEVPCPHNKCKDKMMRKDISEHLSRKCKYRESTCEFCKRKMSLTEIQKHKETVCPAYPVACPNKCSCPSKILRSELPSHQLDCPNAQASCMFTRYGCTFKGLNQEMRAHEAKCISDHLKLMVARNSALEAKMEEVKSDLHERYKVLPGLNSRISEMEARYEELREKTKQMEQKICSIQKLASSHSEKLLEVEMELRALRAARDELETLRCTVETIRTRVSVLEGGRGTAGAGGHTLGTLETQLSRHDDMLSIHEIRLADMDLRFQVLETASYNGTLIWKIRDYERRKQEAVASKTLSLYSQPFYTGYFGYKMCARVYLNGDGMGKGTHLSLFFVVMRGEYDALLPWPFRQKVTLMLMDQGPARKHLGDAFKPDPNSSSFRRPVGDMNIASGCPLFVAQTVLENGTYIKDDTIFIKVTVDTSDLPEP; this comes from the exons ATGTCAGCGGGGCGGAGTACGGACGCGACGCGGGAGATGCAGATCCCCCTGCAACACCGCGCCCCCTCCCTGCCGCTCCACTCGCTGCCCCAGCGGCCTTGGACTGAGCCCGGCTTCCAGCCCCCCCATGGCGGCTTCCGAGACCACTTCGTCACCCCTCCGGAGGCCAAGTACTGCTGTGAGGCCTGCCGGCTGGTGCTGTGCAGCCCCTGGCAGACGGAATGCGGCCATCGCTTCTGCAAGACCTGCATCACCGACCTGCTCAG CAAGCCCGGCGCCATGTGCCCAGCAGACGGGGAGCCGCTCTTTGAGGACAAG ATCTTCAAGGATGTGTGCTGCAACAAAGAGATCATGGACCTAAAGGTGTTCTGCCGGAGCGAGAAGAACGGCTGCAAAGAACAGATGAGCCTGAAGCAAGTTCTG GACCACTTGAACGTGTGTCCGTACTTTGAGGTGCCCTGCCCCCATAACAAGTGCAAGGACAAGATGATGAGGAAGGACATATCTGAACATCTGAGCAGGAAGTGCAAGTACAGGGAGAGCACCTGCGAGTTCTGCAAGCGCAAGATGTCCCTCACGGAGATACAG aaacacaaagaaacagtcTGTCCCGCTTACCCTGTCGCCTGCCCCAATAAGTGTAGCTGCCCCTCAAAAATCTTAAGAAGCGAG CTCCCCAGCCACCAGCTTGACTGCCCCAACGCCCAGGCCAGCTGCATGTTCACTCGCTATGGATGCACGTTCAAG GGCCTGAACCAGGAGATGAGGGCCCACGAGGCCAAGTGCATCTCCGACCACCTGAAGCTCATGGTGGCCAGGAATTCTGCACTGGAGGCGAAG ATGGAGGAGGTGAAGTCCGACCTGCACGAGCGCTACAAGGTGCTGCCCGGCCTGAACTCGCGCATCTCCGAGATGGAGGCCCGGTACGAGGAGCTGCGGGAGAAGACCAAGCAGATGGAGCAGAAGATCTGCAGCATTCAG AAGCTGGCCAGCTCCCACTCGGAGAAACTGCTGGAGGTGGAGATGGAGCTGCGGGCACTGCGGGCAGCACGGGACGAGCTGGAGACGCTGCGCTGCACTGTGGAGACCATCCGCACACGCGTGTCGGTGCTGGAGGGGGGCCGGGGCACAGCCGGCGCCGGGGGACACACTCTAG GCACTTTAGAGACGCAGCTGTCCCGGCATGACGACATGCTCAGCATCCACGAGATCCGGCTGGCCGACATGGACCTGCGCTTCCAGGTGCTGGAGACGGCCAGCTACAACGGCACTCTCATCTGGAAGATCCGCGACTACGAGCGGCGCAAGCAGGAGGCCGTGGCGTCCAAGACCCTGTCGCTGTACAGCCAGCCCTTCTACACCGGCTACTTCGGCTACAAGATGTGCGCCCGGGTCTACCTCAACGGCGACGGCATGGGCAAGGGCACGCACCTGTCGCTGTTCTTCGTGGTGATGCGCGGCGAGTACGACGCCCTGCTGCCCTGGCCCTTCCGGCAGAAGGTGACGCTGATGCTCATGGACCAGGGCCCGGCCCGGAAGCACCTGGGCGACGCCTTCAAGCCCGACCCCAACAGCAGCAGCTTCCGGCGGCCGGTGGGCGACATGAACATCGCCTCGGGCTGCCCGCTGTTCGTGGCCCAGACGGTGCTGGAGAACGGGACGTACATCAAGGACGACACCATCTTCATCAAGGTGACGGTGGACACCTCGGACCTGCCCGAGCCCTGA
- the amn gene encoding protein amnionless isoform X2 encodes MSLWLAVFLGLLGASSALYKQWVPDTNFNNQTNWDPERVPCADDRVVFAPHKKVAVFVQALHSILEMTLPLDGEILLAPDSGLVASAGRDPGCEGGQTVSFKDSDRWQWFDPPLWQAADSSEGLERGNFLFSVHEESVPCQTDDVVFRGDSSFRVDASSDRPLVPLRSLSVLGQRFLSDAELTRYLRSRLGQLQIHGDSAPQVSGAGCGDPTGCECGNSANHERICAAVRQRGPCPQLDCKKPLRPAGHCCDICGAIVMLQFSPDFRLDSYRQRLQHLFLAQPVYRAVRMAVSKVSRPRWLLGLIPRQGPPQIQVALLDPEPGSGPGAVAESLAHSIVEDALSQGWHLGITQAELQASSDSGSGSDGGVVAGAVIGVLLLLAALLLLGFLWRRGTIRMPSLPSWRKGDDIEDLGGPADIGFDNPMFDKPDGGPSADGLYGVDALNTVSFTQSGVHFSNPAYDETDFNA; translated from the exons ATGTCTCTCTGGCTGGCTGTGTTCCTCGGCCTGCTCG GTGCCTCCAGCGCGCTGTACAAGCAGTGGGTTCCCGACACCAATTTCAACAACCAGACGAACTGGGACCCGGAGAGAGTGCCCTGCGCCGACGACAGGGTGGTGTTTGCACCTCAcaag AAGGTGGCGGTGTTCGTGCAGGCGCTCCACTCCATCTTGGAAATG ACGCTGCCGCTGGACGGGGAGATCCTGCTGGCGCCGGACTCGGGCCTGGTGGCGAGCGCGGGCCGGGACCCGGGCTGTGAGGGGG GCCAGACTGTGTCCTTCAAGGACTCGGACCGGTGGCAGTGGTTCGACCCCCCGCTCTGGCAGGCGGCCGACTCCTCGGAGGGGCTGGAGAGGGGCAACTTCCTGTTCTCTGTGCACGAGGAGAGCGTGCCCTGCCAGACCGACGACGTCGTCTTCCGCGGAGACTCGTCCTTCCGCGTCGACGCCTCCTCGGACCGACCGCTCGTCCCGCTGCGCAGCCTGTCGGTGCTGGGCCAG CGGTTCCTCAGTGATGCCGAGCTGACCCGGTACCTGCGCTCTCGCTTGGGCCAGCTGCAGATCCACGGAGACTCCGCCCCCCAGGTGAGCGGCGCCGGCTGCGGAGACCCCACGGGCTGCGAGTGTGGCAACTCTGCG AACCACGAGCGGATCTGTGCGGCAGTGAGACAGCGAGGCCCCTGTCCCCAGCTGGACTGCAAGAAGCCCCTCAGACCCGCCGGACACTGCTGCGACATCTGTG GTGCAATCGTCATGCTGCAGTTCTCCCCCGACTTCCGTCTGGACTCATATCGCCAGCGCCTGCAGCACCTCTTCCTGGCTCAG CCGGTGTACCGCGCGGTGCGGATGGCCGTGTCCAAGGTCTCCCGGCCGCGGTGGCTCCTGGGACTGATCCCTCGGCAGGGGCCGCCGCAGATCCAGGTGGCCCTGCTGGACCCGGAGCCGGGGTCCGGCCCGGGGGCGGTGGCCGAGTCTTTGGCCCACAGCATCGTGGAAGACGCTCTGTCGCAAG GCTGGCACCTGGGCATCACGCAGGCGGAGCTCCAGGCCTCCTCAGACAGCGGCAGTGGCAGCGATGGGGGTGTGGTGGCCGGCGCAGTGATCGGGGTGCTGCTGCTCCTGGCTGCACTGCTGCTCCTGGGCTTCCTGTGGCGGCGCGGCACGATCCG GATGCCCTCCCTGCCCTCCTGGCGTAAAGGCGATGACATCGAGGACCTGGGGGGGCCTGCGGACATCGGCTTCGACAACCCCATGTTTGACAAACCCGACGGCGGCCCGTCCGCA